In Actinacidiphila yeochonensis CN732, a genomic segment contains:
- a CDS encoding L-fucose/L-arabinose isomerase family protein, with the protein MTSTGSSLPHPRPHRTPGTSRKPRIGLVAGGLGAYWPQFPKLLPQLRRSAARVAERMAGFDAEIVDAGFISDAPEGARAAERLKAADCDLIVGFLTTYMTATMLLPIAQRSAAPVLLVNLQPTESMDHAAFDTGDWLAYCGACPLPEMANTFERCGIPFRSVSGYLEDERAWTRIGRWIRAAGVRSVLAHGRHGLMGHLYPGMYDVSTDLTVVAADLGGHVEVLEFDDLRVRVDQVTDQDVARRLTETREVFDLADSVVAEDLRWAARVSVGLDRLTADFDLDSLAYYHRGLEGETHERLGAGMILGASLLTARGVPACGEYELRTSLAMLIADRLGAGGSFTELQALDFRENVVEMGHDGPGHPAVSERRPLLRGLGVYHGKRGWGVSVEFDVRHGPVTLLGIGQRRDGRFRLVASQGRVVPGPLLAIGNTTSRVDFGRNPGEWTDEWSGSGVAHHWALATGHIIPDLRALADLMELELVTVD; encoded by the coding sequence ATGACCAGCACCGGCAGCAGCCTTCCGCACCCCCGCCCGCACCGGACGCCCGGCACATCCCGAAAGCCCAGGATCGGCCTGGTGGCCGGCGGCCTGGGGGCCTACTGGCCCCAGTTCCCGAAGCTGCTCCCCCAACTCCGGCGGTCCGCCGCCCGGGTGGCCGAGCGGATGGCCGGCTTCGACGCCGAGATCGTCGACGCGGGGTTCATCTCCGACGCGCCGGAGGGCGCGCGCGCCGCCGAGCGGCTCAAAGCAGCCGACTGCGATCTGATCGTCGGATTCCTCACCACCTACATGACGGCCACCATGCTGCTCCCGATCGCCCAGCGCTCGGCCGCCCCGGTCCTGCTGGTCAACCTGCAGCCGACGGAGTCCATGGACCACGCCGCGTTCGACACCGGGGACTGGCTCGCCTACTGCGGCGCCTGTCCCCTGCCGGAGATGGCCAACACGTTCGAACGCTGCGGCATCCCGTTCCGCTCCGTCTCCGGGTATCTGGAGGACGAGCGGGCCTGGACGCGCATCGGCCGCTGGATCCGGGCAGCCGGAGTGCGCTCCGTGCTCGCGCACGGCCGGCACGGCCTGATGGGACACCTCTATCCCGGCATGTACGACGTCTCCACGGATCTGACCGTGGTCGCCGCCGACCTCGGCGGGCACGTCGAAGTCCTCGAATTCGACGACCTGCGGGTCCGCGTCGACCAGGTCACGGACCAGGACGTCGCGCGCAGGCTCACCGAGACGCGCGAGGTCTTCGACCTCGCCGACTCCGTCGTGGCGGAGGACCTGCGCTGGGCGGCACGCGTCTCCGTCGGCCTGGACCGGCTCACCGCCGACTTCGACCTGGACTCGCTGGCCTACTACCACCGCGGCCTGGAGGGCGAGACGCACGAGCGCCTGGGCGCCGGGATGATCCTCGGCGCCTCACTGCTCACCGCACGCGGGGTTCCGGCCTGCGGGGAGTACGAGCTTCGGACCTCGCTGGCCATGCTGATCGCCGACCGCCTCGGCGCCGGCGGCTCCTTCACCGAGCTCCAGGCCCTGGACTTCCGCGAGAACGTCGTGGAGATGGGGCACGACGGCCCGGGCCATCCGGCGGTCAGCGAGCGGCGTCCGCTGCTGCGCGGGCTCGGCGTCTACCACGGCAAGCGCGGCTGGGGCGTCTCGGTCGAGTTCGACGTCCGCCACGGACCCGTCACGCTCCTCGGGATCGGGCAGCGCCGGGACGGCCGCTTCCGCCTGGTGGCCTCCCAAGGACGCGTCGTCCCCGGTCCGCTGCTCGCCATCGGCAACACCACCTCCCGGGTCGACTTCGGCCGGAACCCCGGGGAGTGGACGGACGAGTGGAGCGGCTCGGGCGTGGCCCACCACTGGGCGCTCGCCACCGGCCACATCATCCCCGACCTGCGGGCGCTGGCCGATCTCATGGAGCTGGAACTGGTCACCGTCGACTGA
- a CDS encoding carbohydrate ABC transporter permease translates to MKAPRTAGPRLGRRDPAVPPWMFVVPALVVYAAVVLYPSVAGVVYAFTDWSGIGSFSFVGLANFHTLLHDDRALASITNTLLLTVAVVVAQNGLGLLLALGVNAEIRSRNLLRVVFFAPAVVSPVMVAFLWKYVYNPDNGSGLNGVLGAVGLGGLRQDWLGNPSLTLWSVAAMVVWQYAGYSMVVFLAGLQGVPPELHEAARIDGAGTWQRFRYVTWPLLAPALTVNLMLSTIGGLKLFDQVYAATNGGPGTSSETLSTVLYKEAFVYGKFGYSTAVALVLALFVAAVSLLQLRYLRAREVAA, encoded by the coding sequence GTGAAGGCCCCCCGAACCGCCGGGCCCCGGCTCGGCCGCCGCGACCCCGCCGTGCCGCCGTGGATGTTCGTCGTCCCCGCGCTGGTCGTGTACGCGGCCGTCGTCCTGTACCCGAGCGTCGCGGGCGTGGTCTACGCGTTCACCGACTGGTCCGGCATCGGATCGTTCTCCTTCGTGGGCCTGGCCAACTTCCACACGCTGCTCCACGACGACCGCGCCCTGGCCTCCATCACCAACACCCTGCTGCTCACCGTCGCCGTCGTCGTCGCGCAGAACGGCCTCGGGCTGCTGCTGGCGCTCGGCGTCAACGCCGAGATCAGGTCCAGGAACCTGCTGCGGGTGGTCTTCTTCGCGCCCGCCGTGGTCAGCCCGGTGATGGTGGCGTTCCTCTGGAAGTACGTCTACAACCCCGACAACGGCAGCGGGCTCAACGGCGTCCTCGGCGCGGTCGGCCTCGGCGGCCTGCGCCAGGACTGGCTGGGCAACCCGTCGCTGACGCTGTGGTCGGTGGCGGCGATGGTGGTGTGGCAGTACGCCGGCTACTCCATGGTGGTCTTCCTCGCCGGCCTCCAGGGCGTGCCCCCGGAACTGCACGAGGCGGCGCGGATCGACGGCGCCGGCACCTGGCAGCGGTTCCGTTACGTCACCTGGCCGCTGCTGGCACCCGCGCTCACCGTCAACCTGATGCTCTCGACCATCGGCGGCCTGAAGCTCTTCGACCAGGTGTACGCCGCGACCAACGGCGGACCCGGCACGTCCAGCGAGACGCTGTCGACCGTGCTGTACAAGGAAGCCTTCGTGTACGGGAAGTTCGGCTACAGCACGGCGGTGGCGCTGGTCCTGGCCCTCTTCGTGGCGGCCGTCTCCCTGCTCCAGCTCCGCTACCTGCGCGCCCGGGAGGTCGCCGCGTGA
- a CDS encoding alpha-L-rhamnosidase has translation MIIFTPFPVHKEDVPVSALRPYALRCDHRTTPLGIDEPAPLLSWRLASDLRGDDPTAYRLRVAERPEELADGGRPLWDSGRVEDASAIGAVYAGPALRARTRYHWRVEVWSAPDGAPAGAESWFETGMDVPSGPAGRTGGSAWRASWITHDPDPIDVMDAPTEGEHALDDHGLAPCPLLRRAFSGTAAADGVPDTAGSAGSPLVRARLYVSARGLYEVRLNGVRVGDAELAPGWTDYTRRVQYQTYDVTELVAPGENVLAATLADGWWSGFVGFEPRRAGAHYGAFPQLLAELHLTRADGTVSTVVTDDTWVTHTGAIRHADLLMGECHDLRRAVEGWELPGFDAGGWPPAQVVDADHRLLTASVDEPVRAMAEVPAVSVTRVGADTHVVDFGQNLAGRVRLRVDVLAPGARVVVRHAEVLDDKERLYTANLRTAAATDTLVGDGRRNVEFEPRFTYHGFRYAEISGLPELDAEDVAAVALHSDTAWSGSFDCSDPDIRRLHACVEWGQRSNFVSVPTDCPQRDERLGWLADAQVFLPAAALNADVAAFFTKWLRDVDDARTPDGGFPNVAPRLAGVADEGAPGWADAGVVVPWHLYRTYGDPRFLSRALDGMRAWVALVHRRNPDLVWRHRVGPHFSDWLAPGTPTPREAVATAYFAHSTRLTALAAEALGRHDVAAEHHGLAARIRSVFVERFVTVDGERGQVRLAGDTQTGYLLALAFGLLPEDLVDAAARRLAELVEEAGPALRTGFLGVALAAPVLDAHGRADLAHALLRRTEVPSWLFPLRHGATTIWERWDGWTPDGGFRAPAMNSFNHYALGSIGEWLYRGVAGVDQGADSVAYRRLYVRPRPGDLTHAGARYESARGTVAVRWRREGGSLSLRLRVPPGATADVLVPTTDPGSVRELGPAPGDGGHATLTGTGADHARYRVASGSYHFTAAFAPAAQPPAGLQEEDTP, from the coding sequence ATGATCATCTTCACGCCGTTCCCGGTGCACAAGGAGGACGTGCCTGTGTCCGCACTGCGGCCTTACGCCCTGCGGTGCGATCACCGCACCACCCCCCTCGGCATCGACGAGCCCGCCCCGCTGCTCTCCTGGCGGCTGGCGTCCGACCTGCGCGGAGACGACCCCACCGCGTACCGGCTGCGCGTCGCCGAACGGCCCGAGGAACTGGCCGACGGCGGCCGGCCCCTCTGGGACAGCGGCCGGGTCGAGGACGCGTCGGCGATCGGCGCCGTCTACGCGGGGCCCGCGCTGCGGGCCAGGACCCGCTACCACTGGCGGGTCGAGGTGTGGTCCGCGCCGGACGGTGCCCCCGCCGGCGCCGAATCCTGGTTCGAGACCGGGATGGACGTGCCCTCGGGCCCGGCCGGCCGGACCGGAGGCTCCGCGTGGCGGGCCTCGTGGATCACCCACGACCCGGACCCGATCGACGTGATGGACGCGCCGACCGAGGGCGAACACGCCCTGGACGACCACGGCCTGGCCCCGTGCCCGCTGCTGCGCCGCGCCTTCTCCGGCACGGCAGCCGCCGACGGCGTCCCGGACACCGCCGGTTCGGCCGGCTCGCCGCTCGTCCGGGCCAGGCTCTACGTGAGCGCCCGCGGCCTGTACGAGGTGCGGCTCAACGGCGTCCGCGTCGGCGACGCCGAACTCGCCCCGGGCTGGACCGACTACACCCGCCGCGTCCAGTACCAGACCTACGACGTGACCGAACTGGTCGCCCCGGGCGAGAACGTCCTGGCGGCGACCCTCGCCGACGGCTGGTGGAGCGGCTTCGTCGGCTTCGAGCCGCGCCGGGCGGGCGCGCACTACGGCGCCTTCCCGCAACTCCTCGCCGAACTCCACCTCACCCGCGCCGACGGCACCGTCAGCACCGTCGTCACCGACGACACCTGGGTCACGCACACCGGGGCGATCCGCCACGCCGACCTCCTGATGGGCGAGTGCCACGACCTGCGGCGGGCCGTCGAAGGCTGGGAGCTGCCCGGCTTCGACGCCGGCGGCTGGCCGCCGGCCCAGGTCGTCGACGCCGACCACCGGCTGCTCACCGCCTCCGTCGACGAGCCCGTGCGGGCCATGGCCGAGGTGCCGGCGGTGTCCGTCACCCGGGTCGGCGCCGACACGCACGTCGTCGACTTCGGCCAGAACCTCGCGGGGCGGGTACGGCTCCGCGTCGACGTCCTCGCCCCCGGCGCCCGGGTGGTCGTCCGGCACGCCGAGGTGCTGGACGACAAGGAGCGCCTGTACACCGCGAACCTGCGCACGGCCGCGGCGACGGACACGCTGGTCGGCGACGGCCGCCGGAACGTCGAGTTCGAACCCCGGTTCACCTACCACGGCTTCCGCTACGCCGAGATCAGCGGCCTGCCGGAGCTGGACGCCGAGGACGTGGCGGCCGTCGCGCTGCACAGCGACACCGCCTGGAGCGGCTCCTTCGACTGCTCGGACCCGGACATCCGCCGGCTCCACGCGTGCGTGGAGTGGGGCCAGCGCTCCAACTTCGTCAGTGTGCCGACGGACTGCCCGCAGCGCGACGAACGGCTCGGCTGGCTCGCCGACGCACAGGTCTTCCTCCCCGCGGCGGCGCTCAACGCCGACGTGGCGGCCTTCTTCACCAAGTGGCTGCGCGACGTCGACGACGCCCGCACCCCCGACGGCGGCTTCCCCAACGTCGCGCCGCGCCTCGCCGGGGTCGCCGACGAGGGCGCCCCCGGCTGGGCCGACGCGGGGGTGGTCGTGCCGTGGCACCTCTACCGGACCTACGGCGACCCGCGGTTCCTGTCCCGCGCGCTGGACGGGATGCGCGCCTGGGTCGCCCTGGTCCACCGGCGCAACCCCGACCTCGTCTGGCGGCACCGGGTCGGCCCGCACTTCTCGGACTGGCTCGCCCCCGGCACCCCCACCCCGCGCGAGGCCGTCGCCACCGCGTACTTCGCGCACAGCACCCGGCTCACCGCGCTGGCCGCCGAGGCGCTGGGACGGCACGACGTGGCGGCGGAGCACCACGGGCTGGCGGCGCGGATCAGGTCCGTCTTCGTGGAGCGCTTCGTCACCGTCGACGGGGAGCGGGGGCAGGTGCGGCTGGCCGGCGACACCCAGACCGGCTACCTGCTCGCGCTCGCCTTCGGCCTGCTGCCCGAGGACCTCGTGGACGCCGCCGCCCGCCGGCTCGCCGAACTGGTGGAGGAGGCAGGACCCGCCCTGCGGACCGGCTTCCTCGGCGTGGCCCTCGCCGCGCCCGTGCTCGACGCGCACGGCCGGGCCGATCTGGCCCACGCGCTGCTGCGCCGCACCGAAGTGCCGTCGTGGCTCTTCCCGCTGCGGCACGGCGCCACCACCATCTGGGAGCGCTGGGACGGCTGGACGCCCGACGGCGGCTTCCGCGCGCCGGCGATGAACTCCTTCAACCACTACGCGCTCGGCTCCATCGGCGAGTGGCTCTACCGGGGCGTCGCCGGCGTGGACCAGGGCGCGGACTCCGTCGCCTACCGGCGGCTGTACGTCCGGCCCCGCCCCGGCGACCTCACCCACGCCGGCGCCCGCTACGAGTCGGCGCGCGGCACCGTCGCGGTGCGCTGGCGGCGCGAGGGCGGCAGCCTCAGCCTGCGCCTGCGGGTGCCGCCCGGCGCCACCGCCGACGTCCTCGTCCCCACCACCGACCCCGGCTCGGTCCGCGAGCTGGGACCGGCACCCGGGGACGGCGGCCACGCCACGCTCACCGGCACCGGCGCGGACCACGCCCGCTACCGGGTGGCCTCGGGGTCCTACCACTTCACCGCGGCATTCGCTCCGGCGGCGCAGCCGCCCGCCGGTCTCCAGGAGGAGGACACACCATGA
- a CDS encoding extracellular solute-binding protein codes for MTTGSRSQPGRGTVSRRGVLRAGGGLVAATALPTGLAACSGGGSGGTVRVVGVADEQQPITEMIAAYRRSHPGTAFSTSFAPTDQVQTVVRTQLAGGNAPDVHVLYPGSGSAMSMVELAKAGLLAHLDDQAWTRTIPKGFDAAYRWKGRTYLYSAGSSVIGAIYNKKVFADAGVKPPTTWSGLLDVCGTLKARGVVPIALGAQTPWVTQLISYALVPNAVYAKDPSFDDDMAAGRATFAGSGWADALGKYQDLQKRGYFNDHPDGTTYEQQTSMVATGKAAMAVQVSAVLAAFRQAAKSPDDLGMFPFPGGDDPANLWIPAGVVVGLGVSARARNAAKGRQFIEFLGRQENINAWATAVSAVPFTRDSTTRLDPALSDFLPIIDADRAVPFMDQRWPNAEVQPAHFAAVQDLLAGKTDVNGALEQMDTAYGKSS; via the coding sequence ATGACGACGGGTTCCCGCAGTCAGCCCGGCCGGGGCACGGTGAGCCGCCGAGGAGTCCTGCGCGCCGGCGGCGGGCTCGTGGCCGCGACCGCGCTCCCCACGGGCCTCGCGGCGTGTTCGGGCGGCGGCTCGGGCGGCACGGTGCGCGTCGTCGGCGTCGCCGACGAGCAGCAGCCGATCACCGAGATGATCGCCGCCTACCGCAGGAGCCACCCCGGCACCGCGTTCAGCACCTCCTTCGCCCCCACCGACCAGGTCCAGACCGTGGTCCGCACGCAGCTCGCCGGCGGCAACGCCCCCGACGTGCACGTCCTCTACCCCGGCAGCGGCAGCGCGATGTCCATGGTCGAGCTGGCCAAGGCCGGGCTGCTGGCCCACCTCGACGACCAGGCGTGGACGAGGACCATCCCGAAGGGCTTCGACGCCGCGTACCGCTGGAAGGGGAGGACCTACCTGTACTCGGCGGGCAGCAGCGTCATCGGCGCCATATACAACAAGAAGGTGTTCGCGGACGCCGGGGTGAAGCCGCCCACGACGTGGTCCGGACTGCTCGACGTCTGCGGCACGTTGAAGGCCAGGGGGGTGGTGCCGATCGCGCTCGGCGCCCAGACGCCCTGGGTCACCCAGCTGATCAGCTACGCGCTGGTCCCCAACGCCGTATACGCCAAGGACCCCTCCTTCGACGACGACATGGCGGCGGGACGGGCGACGTTCGCCGGCTCGGGCTGGGCCGACGCGCTGGGCAAGTACCAGGACCTCCAGAAGCGGGGCTACTTCAACGACCACCCCGACGGCACCACGTACGAGCAGCAGACCTCGATGGTCGCCACCGGCAAGGCCGCCATGGCCGTGCAGGTCTCCGCCGTGCTCGCCGCCTTCCGGCAGGCCGCGAAGTCCCCCGACGACCTCGGCATGTTCCCCTTCCCCGGCGGGGACGACCCGGCGAACCTGTGGATTCCGGCGGGTGTCGTCGTGGGCCTCGGCGTGTCCGCGCGGGCGAGGAACGCGGCCAAGGGGCGGCAGTTCATCGAGTTCCTCGGCAGGCAGGAGAACATCAACGCCTGGGCGACGGCCGTCTCCGCCGTCCCCTTCACCCGCGACTCCACCACCAGGCTCGACCCCGCCCTGTCGGACTTCCTGCCCATCATCGACGCCGACCGCGCCGTCCCCTTCATGGACCAGCGCTGGCCCAACGCCGAGGTCCAGCCCGCCCACTTCGCCGCCGTACAGGACCTGCTCGCCGGCAAGACCGACGTCAACGGCGCGCTGGAGCAGATGGACACGGCCTACGGGAAGTCCTCGTGA
- a CDS encoding carbohydrate ABC transporter permease: MSTATAGGVSAGAERPATARRKRPTGYGRYVLELVMVAAAVAFLFPVYALVALALKSPSQIAGSPLSPPTSPTLGNFGRAWSSASLGSALVNSTVITAASLALLVVVGSTGAYYLARCVRGMGYTLYVLFLLGIILPFQLGMIPLYKLVDDLGWLGTYQGMILFYTGIQTPFTVFLYTGFIRALPQDYAQAALIDGCDHRQAFTRIVFPLLRPITGTVIILNAVFIWNDFFTPLLYLGGSGKETVPVAVFSFVGQYVSDYGMVFAGLVLAALPILVVFLLLQRYVIKGFAGGLKG, from the coding sequence GTGAGCACCGCCACGGCCGGCGGGGTCAGCGCCGGCGCCGAACGCCCCGCCACCGCCCGCCGCAAACGGCCTACCGGGTACGGGCGCTACGTCCTCGAACTGGTGATGGTCGCGGCCGCGGTCGCCTTCCTCTTCCCGGTGTACGCCCTGGTCGCGCTGGCGCTGAAGAGCCCGTCGCAGATCGCCGGCTCACCGCTGTCGCCGCCGACCTCCCCGACCCTCGGCAACTTCGGCAGGGCCTGGTCCTCGGCGTCCCTCGGCTCCGCCCTGGTGAACAGCACGGTCATCACCGCCGCCAGCCTGGCGCTGCTGGTCGTCGTCGGCTCCACCGGCGCGTACTACCTGGCCCGGTGCGTGCGCGGGATGGGCTACACGCTGTACGTCCTCTTCCTGCTGGGGATCATCCTCCCCTTCCAGCTCGGGATGATCCCGCTCTACAAGCTGGTCGACGACCTCGGCTGGCTCGGCACCTACCAGGGCATGATCCTGTTCTACACGGGCATCCAGACGCCGTTCACCGTCTTCCTCTACACCGGGTTCATCCGGGCGCTGCCGCAGGACTACGCGCAGGCCGCGCTGATCGACGGCTGCGACCACCGGCAGGCGTTCACCCGGATCGTCTTCCCGCTGCTGCGGCCGATCACCGGCACCGTGATCATCCTCAACGCGGTCTTCATCTGGAACGACTTCTTCACCCCGCTGCTGTACCTGGGCGGCTCCGGGAAGGAGACCGTGCCGGTGGCGGTCTTCTCGTTCGTCGGGCAGTACGTCTCCGACTACGGCATGGTCTTCGCCGGCCTGGTGCTGGCCGCCCTGCCGATCCTCGTCGTCTTCCTGCTCCTCCAGCGCTACGTGATCAAGGGGTTCGCCGGTGGCCTCAAGGGCTGA